One Flagellimonas sp. CMM7 genomic region harbors:
- a CDS encoding bifunctional 2-polyprenyl-6-hydroxyphenol methylase/3-demethylubiquinol 3-O-methyltransferase UbiG: MKTDIISSWEKNASEWIKVIQENQIPSRKFTNKAILETAASLDCKKFADIGCGEGWLTREISEMGFQAVGFDAIEDLIIEAKKKGTQDYHVLTFEDIIEGNPIPYAPFDAAVFNFCLYLEEGLQKLLENTLKSVSNNGYIIIQTLHPFFLIQSGLPYKSQWLSDAWKGLPGKFEDGHSWYARTFENWMETLGTLQEVKVDFQEVLNDDERPISLIIKIKKL, translated from the coding sequence ATGAAAACTGATATTATTTCATCTTGGGAAAAGAATGCTTCCGAATGGATTAAGGTAATTCAGGAAAATCAAATTCCATCTAGAAAATTCACCAATAAGGCAATTTTGGAAACTGCAGCTAGTCTGGATTGTAAGAAATTTGCAGACATTGGATGCGGTGAAGGATGGCTCACGCGTGAAATAAGCGAAATGGGATTTCAGGCCGTTGGGTTCGATGCGATAGAGGACCTAATCATAGAAGCCAAAAAAAAAGGCACACAAGATTATCATGTACTCACTTTTGAGGATATAATAGAAGGTAACCCTATACCATATGCTCCTTTTGATGCGGCTGTTTTTAACTTTTGTCTGTATTTGGAAGAAGGTCTACAAAAACTTCTGGAAAACACATTAAAGTCCGTTTCCAATAACGGATACATCATAATTCAAACCTTGCATCCATTTTTTCTAATACAAAGTGGACTTCCATATAAGAGTCAATGGCTATCCGACGCTTGGAAGGGCTTACCAGGTAAGTTTGAAGATGGTCATTCATGGTATGCAAGAACTTTTGAAAATTGGATGGAAACACTTGGAACTCTTCAAGAGGTAAAAGTAGATTTTCAAGAGGTATTGAATGACGATGAAAGGCCTATTTCATTAATCATTAAAATCAAAAAACTATAA